One Gimesia aquarii DNA segment encodes these proteins:
- a CDS encoding DUF1559 domain-containing protein, giving the protein MRKHLRGFTLIELLVVIAIIAILIALLLPAVQQAREAARRSQCKNNLKQLGIALHNYHETHSVLPAAAYCSGSSGIAHCHTWLESLLPFIEHSTLYNQIDFSVPNHQGPNPAALNDWKTGVLMCPSDPESGLYPNSREAGYTPGAGNSLGANYKLCAGPLHMNICPIPALTPNINCKSTGGARASVEAPGMFNGGRISYKFKDCTDGTTNTFLIGEVLPIYSSFNMYFASHMHIGTTNPPPNYFKTYTACPKSRDARVDTCYAHMGGYMSNHVGGVHMCLADGSVRFVSENIDYATWNYLGDKNDKQPLGEF; this is encoded by the coding sequence ATGAGAAAGCACTTACGTGGTTTCACGCTGATTGAATTACTCGTGGTCATTGCCATCATAGCCATTTTAATCGCACTGCTATTGCCAGCTGTCCAACAGGCACGCGAAGCAGCTCGAAGATCTCAATGTAAAAACAATTTAAAACAACTGGGGATTGCGCTTCACAATTATCACGAGACACACAGTGTTCTCCCGGCTGCTGCGTATTGCAGTGGATCTTCTGGAATTGCCCATTGTCATACCTGGCTCGAATCGTTGTTACCGTTTATCGAACATTCGACACTTTATAATCAGATTGACTTTTCAGTGCCGAATCACCAAGGGCCAAATCCGGCAGCACTTAACGACTGGAAAACAGGGGTTTTGATGTGCCCCTCCGATCCTGAGAGTGGACTTTACCCAAACTCACGCGAGGCAGGTTATACACCAGGTGCGGGCAACTCACTTGGGGCCAATTATAAACTCTGTGCAGGGCCGTTACATATGAATATTTGCCCCATTCCAGCACTAACGCCTAATATCAACTGCAAGAGTACCGGAGGAGCACGTGCAAGTGTTGAAGCTCCCGGAATGTTTAACGGTGGTCGTATTTCTTACAAATTCAAAGATTGTACTGATGGCACGACGAATACATTTTTGATCGGAGAAGTGTTACCAATCTATAGCTCATTCAATATGTATTTTGCATCGCATATGCATATCGGCACGACGAATCCTCCTCCTAACTATTTCAAAACCTATACAGCCTGTCCCAAGTCCAGAGATGCACGAGTCGATACCTGCTATGCCCATATGGGGGGCTATATGAGCAACCATGTCGGTGGAGTTCATATGTGTCTGGCAGATGGTAGTGTGCGGTTTGTTAGTGAGAACATTGATTACGCAACGTGGAACTACCTGGGAGATAAAAATGATAAGCAACCACTAGGTGAGTTTTGA
- a CDS encoding carboxypeptidase regulatory-like domain-containing protein, whose product MPFLSVLLVGCGGNEKPETVLVSGLVTLDGKPLSKGTVTFQSKSRGEGTLNRPAIGQIDENGRVQLSTFEEGDGVLPGNYTVVITAFENDPSVEEYAAGAQRKSLIPEKYSNPLTSGLEAVVTEGENEFTFDLHQKK is encoded by the coding sequence GTGCCATTTCTTTCTGTCCTGTTGGTGGGATGCGGTGGAAACGAAAAGCCTGAAACAGTTCTGGTCTCGGGGCTCGTCACGCTTGACGGAAAACCGTTGTCAAAAGGGACGGTTACTTTTCAGTCAAAATCAAGAGGTGAAGGAACTTTGAATCGCCCTGCCATTGGTCAGATTGATGAGAATGGTCGTGTCCAGTTATCAACCTTTGAAGAGGGAGATGGTGTATTACCTGGGAACTATACGGTCGTCATCACAGCTTTTGAAAACGATCCATCTGTCGAAGAGTATGCCGCTGGTGCACAAAGGAAATCTCTGATTCCGGAAAAGTATAGTAATCCGCTGACATCGGGATTAGAAGCAGTGGTTACTGAAGGCGAAAATGAATTTACATTTGATCTTCATCAAAAAAAATAA